From a region of the Thermus caldilimi genome:
- a CDS encoding type 1 glutamine amidotransferase domain-containing protein gives MKRVGILLADLFDEREFLYPYYRVQEAGYTPVVIGSEAREYRAKSGFSWKAEVSAREAPGLAGLLIPGGFAPDYLRRSPEVLALVRRVAEEGRPIGAICHAGWVLISAGLVRGRRVTGFSSIRDDLENAGGLYQEAGVVVDGNLVTAQGPKDLPGFVLAFLELLAKG, from the coding sequence GTGGGGATTCTTCTGGCGGACCTTTTTGACGAGCGGGAGTTCCTGTACCCGTACTACCGGGTGCAGGAGGCGGGGTATACTCCGGTGGTCATCGGTTCTGAGGCCCGGGAGTACAGGGCCAAGTCGGGTTTTTCCTGGAAGGCGGAGGTAAGCGCCCGGGAGGCACCGGGGCTGGCGGGCCTCCTCATTCCCGGAGGCTTCGCCCCCGACTACCTGAGAAGAAGCCCTGAGGTGCTGGCCCTGGTGCGCCGGGTGGCGGAAGAGGGAAGGCCCATCGGGGCCATCTGCCATGCGGGCTGGGTTCTCATCAGCGCCGGGCTGGTGCGAGGCAGGCGGGTCACGGGGTTTTCCTCCATCCGGGACGACCTGGAGAACGCCGGGGGGCTTTACCAAGAGGCTGGGGTGGTGGTGGATGGAAACCTGGTGACCGCCCAAGGGCCCAAGGACCTGCCCGGGTTCGTCCTGGCCTTTTTGGAGCTTTTGGCTAAGGGGTGA